The Syntrophorhabdaceae bacterium genome contains a region encoding:
- the murJ gene encoding murein biosynthesis integral membrane protein MurJ: MSHKKAAADIVKRGSVITLITLVSRPIGFVREAIQAYLFGATMLVDAFVVAFIFPELIQTLFVTGATSAFLIPVCSRYADDPEEFSRIYGTFINLAILILGFISLILFFCGSRIMSITGFPPETKKVAATLFIIMIPVIALHGILSVQKAFLNVKYHFAAPEMSGILWNIIFIVSALALKSRIGIYSLAVGVSVGSLAQVLMQIPWLKLNGISYRFTLTFKHPSVHEAKRLFTGALIATSVVPINSLVDKLIGSHLPPGQVASLAYALRIFILPFSLFAVPVYTVLFPTVSRLYHQRDWDGIRSHIDSSMVLIFVTLVPSTILLCLAGDGILKILYERGAFMAKDTALAQRALFGFSIGLIFYGLSISFVRIFNAIHDVRTPAIVGIGCIALNAILDYLLMKPFQNMGIALATSIASFYNFMVLYLVLKKRIGYRIGRKGLRDMIKSLVAGVMLAVLVYLTGRLFHNPYIFVSVSASLAVGIYGMFFRDYYRMFFRRS, encoded by the coding sequence GTGAGTCACAAAAAAGCCGCCGCGGATATCGTAAAGAGGGGTTCTGTTATTACCCTCATCACCCTTGTGAGCAGGCCAATTGGTTTCGTAAGGGAGGCGATCCAGGCCTATCTGTTCGGCGCAACCATGCTCGTTGACGCCTTTGTGGTGGCCTTTATTTTCCCCGAGTTGATTCAGACGCTCTTCGTTACGGGGGCCACAAGCGCCTTCCTTATCCCTGTCTGTTCCCGTTATGCCGACGATCCGGAAGAATTTTCCCGGATATACGGGACATTCATTAATCTTGCCATCCTCATCCTCGGGTTCATTTCCCTCATTCTCTTCTTTTGCGGCTCCCGCATCATGAGCATTACCGGATTCCCGCCGGAGACCAAAAAGGTGGCGGCCACGCTCTTTATCATCATGATACCTGTCATCGCCCTGCATGGTATCCTCTCGGTGCAGAAGGCATTTCTCAATGTGAAGTATCACTTCGCGGCGCCCGAAATGTCCGGCATCCTGTGGAATATTATCTTCATTGTCTCTGCCCTGGCCCTTAAAAGCAGAATCGGTATCTACAGCCTGGCCGTAGGCGTGAGCGTCGGTTCTCTCGCACAGGTGCTCATGCAGATACCGTGGCTCAAGCTCAACGGGATATCTTACCGTTTTACGCTCACCTTTAAACACCCCTCTGTGCATGAGGCAAAAAGACTTTTTACGGGTGCGCTTATCGCGACCTCCGTAGTCCCGATTAACAGTCTCGTCGATAAACTCATCGGTTCACACCTGCCGCCGGGTCAAGTAGCTTCTCTTGCATATGCCCTTCGCATCTTTATTCTTCCCTTCAGCCTCTTCGCCGTGCCTGTCTATACGGTGCTTTTTCCCACCGTGTCCCGGCTCTATCATCAGAGAGATTGGGACGGCATCCGTTCCCACATAGACAGTTCCATGGTGTTGATCTTCGTAACCCTCGTACCATCGACAATTCTTCTTTGTCTTGCCGGTGACGGTATCCTGAAGATCTTATACGAGCGAGGCGCTTTCATGGCGAAAGATACGGCGCTCGCTCAACGCGCCCTTTTTGGTTTCAGCATAGGCTTAATCTTTTACGGGCTTTCCATCTCTTTTGTACGGATATTCAACGCGATCCACGACGTAAGAACTCCTGCCATCGTAGGAATTGGATGCATCGCCTTGAACGCGATTCTCGATTACCTGTTGATGAAGCCTTTTCAAAACATGGGAATAGCACTGGCGACTTCGATCGCGTCCTTCTACAACTTTATGGTCCTTTATCTTGTATTGAAAAAGAGAATCGGGTACAGAATAGGCCGCAAAGGTTTGCGGGACATGATCAAATCTTTGGTGGCCGGTGTCATGCTTGCTGTTCTTGTCTATCTGACCGGACGTCTTTTCCATAATCCCTACATCTTTGTTTCGGTGAGCGCTTCTCTGGCCGTCGGCATCTACGGCATGTTCTTCCGCGATTATTATCGCATGTTCTTTCGTCGCTCATAA
- a CDS encoding protein-L-isoaspartate(D-aspartate) O-methyltransferase translates to MTTMNSQDSKRQYMVETQIVGRGIKDHRVIAAMQKVPRHLFLDEALWPQAYEDHPLPIGEKQTISQPYMVAIMTEALKLTGKETILEIGTGSGYQAAVLAQLAEQVYTIERIPALAKRARKTFDALHYRNIVVTIRDGTAGWKEHSPYDGIIVTAAAQAAPKPLLDQLAPGGRLVIPIGDEFTQDLMVYERVDGGEFREENYGGCRFVKLIGAYGWKE, encoded by the coding sequence ATGACCACGATGAATTCTCAGGACAGCAAGCGGCAGTATATGGTGGAAACCCAGATCGTCGGCAGGGGGATCAAGGACCATCGGGTGATCGCGGCCATGCAGAAAGTTCCGAGACATCTCTTTCTGGACGAGGCACTCTGGCCGCAGGCCTATGAAGACCATCCCCTGCCCATCGGAGAAAAACAGACCATCTCTCAGCCCTATATGGTGGCAATCATGACCGAAGCCCTGAAACTGACAGGAAAAGAGACGATCCTCGAAATAGGTACGGGGTCGGGTTATCAGGCGGCGGTCCTCGCTCAGCTTGCCGAACAGGTCTATACCATAGAGAGAATTCCTGCCCTGGCCAAGCGGGCACGCAAGACCTTTGACGCGTTGCACTACAGAAATATCGTCGTCACCATCAGGGATGGCACAGCCGGCTGGAAGGAACATAGCCCGTATGACGGCATCATAGTAACGGCTGCAGCTCAGGCCGCGCCAAAACCTCTTCTTGATCAGCTTGCTCCGGGGGGCAGGCTCGTTATCCCCATAGGAGACGAATTTACGCAGGACCTCATGGTATACGAGAGGGTAGACGGGGGCGAATTCAGGGAAGAGAACTATGGCGGCTGCCGGTTCGTAAAACTCATCGGGGCATACGGGTGGAAAGAATAA
- a CDS encoding DUF72 domain-containing protein, with amino-acid sequence MGQILIGTSGFSFDDWVGTVYPQGIKKHEMLPYYEKSLGFRALEINYTYYSMPSERTMESFAQRTSRDFSFVVKAHKTMTHERTENVKEVCRRFRAGVAPLKTNLKASLFQFPFMFVPSDENVGYLRTLREELADYESIVEFRNARWSAERYWDMLKQLGYGYCIVDEPKLKGLLPFSPVLTSRTGYFRFHGRNTSWFKEPVEVRYDYLYSEQELSRFVAPIQDIAAQASTTFVFFNNCHAGKAAKNAMMMAELLDKKPGGITG; translated from the coding sequence ATGGGCCAAATATTGATCGGGACGAGCGGATTTTCTTTCGATGACTGGGTGGGAACGGTCTATCCCCAGGGCATAAAGAAGCACGAGATGCTGCCTTACTACGAAAAGAGCCTCGGGTTCAGAGCCCTTGAGATCAACTATACCTACTATTCGATGCCTTCCGAAAGGACCATGGAGTCTTTTGCACAAAGGACATCCCGTGATTTTTCCTTTGTGGTCAAGGCGCACAAGACCATGACGCACGAAAGAACCGAGAACGTGAAGGAGGTCTGCCGACGCTTTAGAGCCGGTGTGGCGCCGCTTAAGACAAATCTCAAGGCATCGCTTTTCCAGTTTCCCTTCATGTTTGTTCCGAGCGATGAGAATGTCGGATACCTGCGCACGCTCAGAGAGGAATTAGCGGATTACGAATCAATCGTAGAATTCAGAAACGCCAGGTGGTCGGCAGAGCGTTACTGGGATATGCTGAAACAACTTGGCTACGGATACTGTATCGTGGACGAACCCAAGCTCAAGGGACTTCTTCCTTTCTCGCCGGTGCTTACGTCTCGCACGGGCTATTTCCGTTTTCACGGGAGAAACACTTCGTGGTTTAAGGAGCCGGTGGAAGTCCGCTACGACTACCTCTACTCGGAACAAGAACTGAGCCGGTTCGTTGCCCCTATCCAGGATATCGCCGCTCAGGCATCGACGACCTTTGTTTTTTTTAACAACTGTCATGCCGGAAAAGCGGCAAAGAACGCGATGATGATGGCGGAGCTACTCGATAAGAAACCGGGTGGTATCACGGGATGA
- a CDS encoding sigma-70 family RNA polymerase sigma factor, whose amino-acid sequence MERIKNSDQGPSFQEDAGIVAEKLYMRDLRRLPLLTLEQERACAEGVTRGDPEARRRMIEANLRLVLKIARRYVNQGLALLDLVEEGNIGLIKAVEKYDLAKECRFSTYATWWIKQSVERAIANHSRTIRLPVHVSSRVNKITKLADTYLEKEGREPTIEEIAHDTGFRIDFVGNLFSIAMRTYSLETFIDEENKLTLEEVLVNPSNEEPLSILEHTRRVEEVASWLDTLTADERKVIMLRFGLDGDDPQTLEDIGKVFGVTRERIRQIEQKALNKLRKTVKRKNIGTESL is encoded by the coding sequence GTGGAAAGAATAAAGAATAGCGATCAGGGTCCATCCTTTCAGGAAGATGCCGGCATTGTCGCGGAAAAGCTTTACATGAGAGACCTACGGCGGCTCCCTTTGCTCACGCTCGAGCAAGAGCGGGCCTGCGCGGAAGGGGTGACGAGGGGAGACCCTGAGGCTCGGCGTCGCATGATCGAGGCCAACCTGAGACTCGTTTTGAAGATCGCCAGACGATACGTGAATCAGGGGTTAGCGCTTCTTGATCTTGTCGAGGAAGGCAATATTGGTCTCATTAAGGCCGTTGAAAAATATGACCTCGCAAAGGAATGCAGATTTTCCACGTACGCCACGTGGTGGATTAAGCAGTCCGTAGAGAGGGCCATTGCAAACCATTCGAGGACAATACGACTTCCGGTCCACGTCTCGTCACGGGTGAACAAGATCACGAAGCTCGCGGACACCTACCTGGAGAAGGAAGGAAGGGAGCCGACTATCGAGGAAATCGCGCACGATACCGGATTTCGGATCGATTTCGTGGGGAATCTCTTCTCTATAGCCATGCGGACCTACTCCCTGGAGACGTTCATAGACGAGGAAAACAAACTGACTCTGGAAGAGGTTCTCGTGAACCCATCAAACGAAGAACCCCTTTCCATCCTCGAGCATACGAGGCGAGTGGAGGAGGTTGCCTCCTGGCTCGACACATTGACCGCTGATGAGCGAAAAGTCATCATGCTCCGGTTTGGACTCGATGGGGATGATCCACAGACCCTCGAAGACATAGGCAAGGTATTCGGCGTCACCAGAGAAAGGATACGACAGATAGAACAAAAGGCGCTTAACAAACTACGCAAAACAGTAAAGAGAAAGAACATTGGAACAGAGAGCCTCTGA
- a CDS encoding TIGR00730 family Rossman fold protein codes for MEKQYVLDDMTLKESWRLFHIMAEFVEGFENLAEIQPAITFFGSARCHKGDELYEHTVELARTLAKNGFNIITGGGPGVMEAANKGAKEGGAKSVGINIELPYEQKPNPYSTIRLSFRYFFVRKVMFLKYAMAYIVMPGGIGTLDEFFEAFTLVQTKKMKPFPIILVGSSYWTGLIEWMKTNQLDTGKISKEDLEIFRVMDDPQEIVEYVKKFVIL; via the coding sequence ATGGAAAAACAATACGTGCTCGACGATATGACCCTCAAAGAGTCATGGAGGCTTTTTCATATTATGGCTGAGTTTGTGGAGGGGTTCGAGAATCTCGCGGAGATCCAACCTGCTATTACATTCTTCGGGAGTGCGCGGTGCCACAAGGGAGACGAGCTCTATGAGCATACCGTCGAACTTGCAAGGACGCTTGCGAAAAACGGCTTCAATATCATTACCGGAGGCGGCCCGGGCGTCATGGAGGCGGCAAACAAAGGCGCAAAGGAAGGCGGGGCAAAATCTGTCGGCATAAACATAGAATTGCCCTACGAACAGAAACCCAACCCGTACTCCACGATCAGGTTAAGCTTTCGATATTTCTTTGTCAGAAAGGTCATGTTCCTGAAGTACGCAATGGCCTACATCGTCATGCCCGGAGGTATTGGCACCCTCGACGAGTTCTTTGAAGCGTTTACTCTGGTACAGACAAAGAAGATGAAGCCTTTCCCTATTATACTTGTGGGATCTTCCTACTGGACGGGCCTCATAGAATGGATGAAAACGAACCAGCTCGACACAGGCAAGATCAGCAAAGAAGACCTGGAGATATTCCGGGTGATGGACGATCCCCAGGAGATCGTCGAATACGTAAAGAAGTTTGTGATACTATAA
- a CDS encoding cytochrome c biogenesis protein CcdA produces the protein MSLNGIIAFTSGILSFFAPCVLPLVPSYLIFISRVSIDNLEEMKTLKYRRAMFLHAVVFVLGFSFVFVALGVSSSMIGYFLSTYQGYILKIGGAILIVMGLFYLNIIRIPVLDQERVVHLKEKPIGIFGTFFVGVTFCLGWSPCIGPVLSSILIIASTEGSAWRGVYLLSIYSLGLAIPFLVSAVLFNRLLGLLKKYGYLVRYAVKIMGVLLVCIGVLLITGHFGRLSQWLEQIL, from the coding sequence ATGTCCTTGAACGGTATCATCGCTTTCACTTCAGGCATTCTCTCCTTCTTCGCGCCCTGCGTATTACCGCTTGTGCCCTCCTATCTCATCTTTATAAGCCGTGTCAGCATTGACAACCTCGAGGAGATGAAAACACTCAAATACAGGAGAGCGATGTTTCTGCATGCGGTCGTCTTCGTTTTGGGGTTCTCCTTTGTTTTTGTGGCCTTGGGCGTATCGTCTTCGATGATCGGTTACTTCCTCTCCACCTATCAGGGCTACATCTTGAAGATCGGAGGGGCCATATTGATCGTCATGGGCCTCTTTTATCTGAACATTATCAGGATACCCGTGCTTGACCAGGAAAGGGTTGTCCATCTCAAGGAAAAACCTATAGGCATCTTTGGCACCTTCTTCGTAGGGGTGACCTTTTGTCTGGGTTGGTCGCCCTGTATCGGTCCGGTGCTCTCGTCCATATTAATAATTGCGTCAACCGAAGGCAGTGCCTGGCGGGGTGTGTATCTGCTTTCCATCTATTCCCTGGGGCTTGCCATCCCGTTCCTCGTGTCCGCTGTTCTCTTTAATCGACTCTTAGGTCTCCTCAAGAAGTACGGTTATCTGGTGAGATACGCCGTAAAGATCATGGGCGTGCTCCTCGTCTGTATAGGGGTTTTGCTGATTACAGGACATTTTGGGAGGCTCAGTCAGTGGCTGGAGCAGATACTCTGA
- a CDS encoding tRNA (adenine-N1)-methyltransferase has product MSIIRDNSLVLIVYKDRKYLKRVTQGQGFHGKGGALDYSDIIGRAYGERIGEYEIYEPTVEDMVMYAFKRETQIVFPKDSFFIAFKINAKNGSRVLEVGTGSGALTYILSHAVGPEGSIVSFEQEERHYRNAKKNIEKYGEWANVELKNGDVNEYSDGGFDAAFIDVREPWTCLDKVRSLMSQGAYVGMIVPTANQISELLKALEKGFGQIEVMEIMHRKYKTVAERVRPQDRMIAHTGYLVFARKIDPL; this is encoded by the coding sequence GTGAGTATCATCCGTGATAATAGTCTCGTCCTGATCGTCTATAAAGACAGAAAATACTTAAAACGGGTCACCCAGGGCCAGGGTTTTCACGGCAAGGGGGGCGCACTCGATTACTCGGATATTATCGGCAGGGCCTATGGAGAACGGATCGGTGAATATGAGATCTATGAGCCGACTGTCGAAGATATGGTGATGTACGCATTCAAGAGAGAAACGCAGATCGTATTTCCCAAAGACAGCTTCTTTATAGCATTCAAGATTAACGCAAAGAACGGTTCCAGAGTCCTCGAGGTGGGCACGGGAAGCGGCGCCCTCACCTATATCCTCTCTCACGCTGTAGGCCCTGAGGGGAGCATCGTTAGCTTTGAGCAGGAAGAAAGACACTACAGGAACGCAAAAAAGAACATAGAGAAATACGGGGAATGGGCCAATGTGGAACTTAAGAACGGGGATGTAAACGAATACTCCGATGGCGGATTTGACGCGGCATTCATCGATGTGCGCGAACCCTGGACGTGCCTTGATAAGGTGAGAAGTCTCATGAGCCAGGGGGCTTACGTAGGTATGATCGTTCCAACGGCCAATCAGATTTCAGAGCTGCTCAAGGCATTGGAGAAGGGCTTCGGTCAAATCGAAGTCATGGAGATCATGCACAGAAAATACAAAACGGTGGCTGAAAGGGTGCGCCCGCAGGACAGAATGATCGCCCATACCGGTTACCTCGTATTCGCCCGCAAGATAGATCCGTTATAG
- the proC gene encoding pyrroline-5-carboxylate reductase produces MEKIGIIGLGNMGESILKALLSTGTKKERLVLFEVKDDRAGQMEQLYGLKCAESAAELARKAYYILLAVKPQDAKDAIRTITPYLDDKKILISIMAGVTTSNILSVTGKPVKIVRMMPNICVKVGEGITGITSNAAVSKEERETIQKIFACLGDFAVVTEDLMDAITALGGSGPAFFLLFLEAMIDAGVKIGLPREKAKTISFQVAKGTLKMLEEEKIHPTVMRDMITSPGGTTIAGISVLEERAFKGSVIEAVEKAWRRAKELSS; encoded by the coding sequence ATGGAAAAGATTGGAATTATCGGCCTTGGCAACATGGGCGAGTCTATACTCAAAGCCCTGCTCAGCACAGGGACAAAAAAGGAACGTCTTGTCCTCTTCGAAGTGAAAGATGATCGTGCCGGCCAGATGGAACAATTGTATGGCCTGAAATGTGCCGAAAGCGCTGCCGAGCTCGCGAGAAAAGCGTATTACATCCTCCTTGCCGTGAAGCCTCAAGACGCGAAAGACGCGATCCGCACGATCACCCCCTATCTTGACGATAAAAAAATTCTTATTTCCATTATGGCGGGTGTTACCACGTCAAACATCCTTTCGGTTACGGGGAAGCCGGTCAAGATTGTCCGGATGATGCCCAACATTTGTGTAAAGGTTGGCGAGGGTATTACAGGCATCACCTCGAATGCGGCCGTATCAAAAGAAGAACGAGAGACTATCCAGAAAATATTCGCTTGCCTTGGCGATTTTGCCGTGGTTACCGAAGACCTGATGGATGCCATCACCGCGCTTGGCGGAAGCGGTCCTGCTTTTTTTCTCCTCTTTCTGGAAGCTATGATCGATGCGGGTGTCAAGATAGGGCTTCCCCGGGAAAAAGCAAAAACCATATCGTTTCAGGTCGCCAAAGGTACATTAAAAATGCTCGAGGAGGAAAAGATTCACCCCACGGTCATGCGCGACATGATTACCTCTCCCGGCGGCACCACCATCGCAGGTATCTCGGTCCTTGAGGAGAGGGCCTTCAAAGGAAGTGTGATAGAAGCCGTGGAAAAGGCATGGAGGAGGGCAAAAGAACTTTCGTCATGA
- a CDS encoding rhodanese-related (seleno)protein: MRKLWLAGLVICGLGFLQTGYAAEKTLGTEDVPRMAKEQLKTMLGSSDLIIVDVRKAEDWDEASVKIKGAVREDAHNLGAWIDKYPKDKTLVFYCAUVNEATSASVALQFMMRGYKKVYALKGGWEEWKAANYPTEPKNVK; the protein is encoded by the coding sequence ATGAGAAAGCTATGGCTTGCGGGATTAGTAATCTGTGGCCTGGGATTTCTTCAGACTGGCTACGCGGCAGAAAAGACCCTGGGGACGGAAGACGTACCGAGGATGGCCAAGGAACAATTGAAGACCATGCTTGGGAGTTCCGATCTCATTATCGTCGATGTAAGAAAGGCGGAGGATTGGGATGAAGCGAGCGTTAAGATCAAGGGGGCGGTCCGCGAGGACGCCCACAATCTCGGCGCCTGGATCGATAAGTATCCCAAGGATAAAACCCTGGTCTTTTACTGTGCCTGAGTGAACGAAGCCACGAGCGCCAGTGTGGCGCTGCAATTCATGATGCGAGGGTACAAAAAGGTATATGCATTGAAAGGCGGATGGGAGGAGTGGAAAGCAGCCAATTACCCCACCGAACCGAAAAACGTCAAGTAG
- a CDS encoding Smr/MutS family protein, giving the protein MKEDPINRPFVNLPELLAERKIGLKASPDPARVQAEANGADDTDILTEAMRGVKVIPSGKERITVKREPRHIQATDSHNSVNLLEEALSEGGNINVTNLPEYMEGFIDGTNPLTMEKLRGGEFSVEKTLDLHGASMDGAAEMFQVFMREAIREGLHCVKVIHGRGLKSKDAPVLRQSLKTWIIKAMHRKWILAFSNATMREGGPGATCILLHKRPAKKRIHIIG; this is encoded by the coding sequence ATGAAAGAAGACCCAATAAACAGACCTTTTGTGAACCTTCCCGAATTACTGGCGGAACGTAAGATCGGCCTCAAGGCCTCGCCTGATCCTGCTCGAGTCCAAGCGGAAGCAAACGGAGCAGACGACACGGACATCCTTACCGAGGCCATGCGAGGTGTAAAAGTCATCCCCTCTGGCAAAGAAAGGATCACGGTAAAACGCGAACCCCGCCACATCCAGGCGACTGATTCACATAACTCAGTGAATTTACTGGAAGAAGCTCTTTCTGAGGGCGGCAATATCAATGTGACCAATCTGCCTGAGTATATGGAGGGATTTATAGATGGTACCAATCCGCTCACCATGGAAAAACTCAGAGGTGGCGAATTCTCGGTGGAGAAAACGCTCGATCTGCACGGCGCCTCCATGGATGGCGCCGCCGAGATGTTTCAGGTTTTTATGCGTGAAGCGATCCGTGAAGGGTTGCACTGTGTGAAGGTGATACACGGCCGGGGGCTCAAATCCAAAGACGCACCCGTATTAAGACAAAGCTTAAAGACGTGGATCATAAAGGCCATGCATCGCAAATGGATTCTTGCCTTCTCTAACGCAACCATGAGAGAAGGGGGACCCGGTGCGACCTGTATCCTGCTGCATAAGAGGCCGGCAAAGAAACGGATTCACATTATCGGATGA